One genomic window of Lynx canadensis isolate LIC74 chromosome F2, mLynCan4.pri.v2, whole genome shotgun sequence includes the following:
- the TP53INP1 gene encoding tumor protein p53-inducible nuclear protein 1 isoform X2, translated as MFQRLNKMFVGEVNTSSNQEPEFSEKEDDEWILVDFIDTCTGFSAAEDEEEDISEESPTEHPSVFSCLPASLECLADTSDSCFLQFESCPMEESWFITPPPCFTAGGLTTLKVETSPMENLLIEHPSMSVYAVHNSCPAVSEASCGADEFHNPSSPRARKSCL; from the exons ATGTTCCAGAGACTGAATAAAATGTTTGTGGGTGAAGTCAATACTTCTTCCAATCAAGAACCAGAATTTAGTGAGAAAGAAGATGATGAATGGATTCTTGTTGACTTCATAG ACACTTGCACTGGTTTCTCAGCagcagaagatgaagaagaagacaTCAGTGAAGAGTCACCTACTGAGCACCCTTCAGTCTTTTCCTGTTTACCTGCATCTCTTGAGTGCTTGGCTGATACAAGTGATTCCTGCTTCCTCCAATTTGAGTCCTGTCCGATGGAGGAGAGCTGGTTTatcacccctcccccatgttTTACTGCAGGTGGATTAACCACTCTCAAGGTGGAAACCAGTCCTATGGAAAACCTTCTCATCGAACATCCCAGCATGTCTGTCTATGCTGTGCATAACTCCTGCCCTGCTGTCAGTGAGGCCAGCTGTGGGGCTGATGAATTTCATAACCCAAGTAGCCCCAG